In one Lepisosteus oculatus isolate fLepOcu1 chromosome 26, fLepOcu1.hap2, whole genome shotgun sequence genomic region, the following are encoded:
- the fzd9a gene encoding frizzled-9 codes for MEAHHVKIALCLWCQLMVAGSSLEIGAYDIERGRQAKCEPIEIPMCQGIGYNMTRMPNYMNHESQSEAALKLQEFAPLVEYGCHVHLRFFLCSLYTPMCTDKVSSSIPACRPMCEQARQKCSPIMEKFSYKWPDSLDCSKLPTKNDPHALCMEAPENDTRTEPKKGEGMLPVPPRPRQPGSGNGRSQGSLGSCENPDKFQYVEKSQSCAPRCSSAVDVFWSREDKDFAFIWMAVWSTLCFVSTAFTVLTFLLDPHRFQYPERPIIFLSMCYNVYSVAFIIRSVAGAENIACDRENGELYIIQEGLESTGCTIVFLILYYFGMASSIWWVILTLTWFLAAGKKWGHEAIEAHSSYFHMAAWGIPAMKTIVILTMRKVAGDELTGLCYVGSMDVNALTGFVLVPLSCYLVIGTSFILTGFVALFHIRKIMKTGGTNTEKLEKLMVKIGVFSILYTVPATCVIICYFYERLNMEYWKFRALESKCTGFPGRRSEDCSLEASVPTVAVFMLKIFMSLVVGITSGVWVWSSKTLQTWQGLCHRKLAVRTSRKPCSGVSCSSTHCHYKAPAMVLHMTKTDPYLDSPTHV; via the coding sequence ATGGAAGCCCACCATGTGAAGATCGCGCTCTGTCTGTGGTGTCAGCTCATGGTCGCTGGCTCCAGCTTGGAGATTGGCGCCTATGACATCGAGCGCGGCCGCCAGGCAAAATGCGAGCCCATCGAAATACCCATGTGTCAGGGCATCGGCTACAACATGACCCGGATGCCCAACTACATGAACCACGAGTCGCAGAGCGAGGCAGCCCTCAAGCTGCAAGAGTTCGCCCCGCTAGTGGAGTACGGCTGCCACGTGCACCTGCGCTTCTTCCTCTGCTCCCTCTACACCCCCATGTGCACCGACAAGGTGTCCAGCTCCATCCCAGCCTGCCGGCCCATGTGTGAGCAGGCCAGGCAGAAATGTTCCCCCATCATGGAGAAGTTCAGCTACAAGTGGCCCGACTCCCTGGACTGCTCCAAGCTGCCGACCAAGAACGACCCCCACGCGCTCTGCATGGAGGCGCCCGAGAACGACACCAGGACGGAGCCCAAGAAGGGAGAGGGCATGTTGCCTGTGCCTCCGCGGCCGAGGCAGCCCGGCTCCGGGAACGGGCGCTCGCAGGGCAGCCTGGGGTCCTGCGAGAACCCCGACAAGTTCCAGTACGTGGAGAAGAGCCAGTCCTGCGCTCCCAGGTGCTCCTCCGCGGTGGACGTCTTCTGGTCCCGAGAGGACAAGGACTTCGCCTTCATCTGGATGGCCGTGTGGTCCACCCTGTGCTTCGTCTCCACAGCCTTCACCGTCCTGACCTTCCTCCTGGACCCCCACCGCTTCCAGTACCCCGAGAGGCCCATCATCTTCCTCTCCATGTGCTACAACGTCTACTCCGTGGCCTTCATCATCCGCTCGGTGGCGGGAGCCGAAAACATCGCCTGCGACCGGGAGAACGGAGAGCTGTACATCATCCAGGAGGGGCTGGAGAGCACGGGCTGCACCATCGTCTTCCTCATCCTCTACTACTTCGGCATGGCCAGCTCCATCTGGTGGGTCATTCTCACGCTCACCTGGTTCCTGGCGGCCGGCAAGAAGTGGGGTCACGAGGCCATCGAGGCGCACAGCAGCTACTTCCACATGGCAGCGTGGGGCATCCCCGCCATGAAGACCATCGTCATCCTCACCATGAGGAAGGTGGCGGGCGACGAGCTGACAGGGCTGTGCTACGTGGGCAGCATGGACGTCAACGCCCTCACTGGCTTCGTCCTGGTGCCACTCTCCTGCTACCTGGTCATCGGCACCTCCTTCATTCTCACGGGCTTCGTGGCGCTCTTCCACATCCGCAAGATCATGAAGACGGGCGGCACCAACACGGAGAAGCTGGAGAAGCTCATGGTCAAGATCGGGGTCTTTTCCATCCTCTACACCGTCCCGGCCACCTGCGTCATCATCTGCTACTTTTACGAGCGGCTCAACATGGAGTACTGGAAGTTCCGGGCCCTGGAGAGCAAGTGCACGGGCTTCCCCGGGCGCAGGAGCGAGGACTGCTCCCTGGAGGCCTCTGTGCCCACTGTGGCCGTCTTCATGCTCAAGATCTTCATGTCCCTGGTGGTGGGCATCACCAGCGGCGTGTGGGTGTGGAGCTCCAAGACGCTGCAGACCTGGCAGGGCCTGTGCCACAGGAAGCTGGCGGTCAGGACTAGCAGGAAGCCCTGCAGTGGGGTGAGCTGCAGCAGCACGCACTGCCACTACAAGGCCCCCGCCATGGTGCTGCACATGACCAAGACCGACCCCTACCTAGACAGCCCCACGCACGTCTGA